The Sphaerisporangium siamense genome includes the window CAGCAGGACGTGCGAGGGCGTGTCCGGGGACTGGGCGGCCAGGACGGCGAGCGTGCCGTCGTAGGACACGCGCACGGAGGTGACCACGTCGGCGGGCGGCCGGGGCAGGGCGCGGACGGCGCCGGTGGGCAGGGAGACGACGTCCAGCTCGGAGCGCCCGGCGACGTTCCAGGCCAGCACCGCCACCCGGCCGTCCAGGCTGACCGAGAACCGGTCGAGGTCGGCGTCGGGCCGCTCGGCCACCACGCGCGGGGCCTCACCGCCGGGCACGGCGACCAGGGCGGCGCGGTCGCGGCCCGCGTCGGAGCGCACGTAGGCGATCTCGCCGTCCGGGGACAGCGCGCCGAGGTCGGTGGTGGGTGGCAGCAGCGGGCGCTCGCCTCCGTCGCGCAGGTCGGCGACGGTCATGTACCGCCCGCCGCGCGGGCCGTGGCGCAACAGGGCGCGGCCGTGGTCGCGGCTGACGGCGACCGGCCACAGCAACGGCGCCTTGGCGATCGTGTCGCGGTGGCCGAGCGCCGGGTCGGCGAGCACGGCCTCGGCCGTGCCCGAGGGGCCGAGCTCGGCGAGGAGCAGGGTGGCGCCGTGCCCGGTCCAGCGGACGAACGCGGCCGAGCCTGGGCCGTCCACCGGCCCGGCGAGCAGGCGGAGGCCGGACCCGTCCGGGCGCACGGCCCAGACCTGGGTGTGCTCTCCTCCGCCGGGCGCGATCTTGACGGCCAGCCATTCGCCGTCCGGCGACCACAGGACGTCGGCGACCGGCTCGGGACCGGTGTCGATGACCCGGGGGCCGGCGCCGCGCAGGGGCTGGACCCAGACGCGCGGGACGCCGTCCCGGTCGCTGACGTAGGCGACGGCGGCGCCGTCCGGGGACAGGGTGGGTGACCCGCAGGTCCATGCGACGTCTACGGCCGTACTCCTCGTGCTTGCAGCCACAGTTCCAGCAGCCCGAGCTGCCACAGGGCGTTGGCGCCGAGCGTGGTCCTGTGGTCGTCGGGCGCGGCGAGCAGTTTCTCCACCATCGCCGGGCGGAACAGACCCCGGGCGCGGGCCTCGGGGGCGGTCAGGGTGTCACGGACCATCTCCAGGAACGGCCCGTGGATGTGGCGGATCGCGGGGACCGGGAAGTACCCTTTGGGCCGGTCGATGACCGCGTCGGGGACGAGCCCGCGCGCCGCCGCCTTCAGGACGCCCTTGCCCCCGGAGGCCAGCTTGAGCTCGGGCGGGCACATGGCGGCCAGCTCGACCAGCTCGTGGTCCAGGAACGGCGTGCGGGCCTCCAGGCCGAACGCCATGGTCATGTTGTCGACCCGCTTGACCGGGTCGTCGGGGAGCATGACGCCGGTGTCCAGGCGCAGCACGGCGTCCAGCGCGGTGTCCGCCCCCGGCGCGGCCAGGTGGTCCCGGACGAACGCCGCGCTCGCGTCGTGGCCGAGCAGGTACTCCGGCTCCAGGATCTCGGCCAGGTCCTCGTGCGGCCGGTCGAAGAACACCTCGGCGTACGCCTCGGCGGCCCCTTCGCGGGGCACGCCCGCGAGCGGCGGGTACCAGTCGTACCCGGCGAACACCTCGTCGGCGCCCTGGCCGGACTGGACGACCTTGACGTGCCGGGACACCTCCTCCGACAGCAGGTGGAAGGCGACGCAGTCGTGGCTGACCATGGGCTCGCTCATGGCCGCGACCGCCCGGCCGAGCGCCGGGAGCAGGCGGGCGTCGTCCACCATGATCTTGTGGTGGTCGGTGCCGAAGTGCCCGGCCACCAGGTCGGAGTAGGCGAACTCGTCCCCGGACTCCCCTCCGGCGGCGTGGAAGCCGACGCTGAAGGTGGCGAGGTCCCGCTGCCCCTCCTCGGCCAGCAGGGCGACGATCAGACTGGAGTCCAGGCCGCCGGACAGCAGGACCCCGACCGGGACGTCGGCGACCATGCGCCGCCGCACCGCCACGCGCAGGGCCTCGCGCACCGCGTCGCGCCAGTCGCCGGCGGTGAACGGCCCGTCCGTCGCCTGGAGCATGTCGAGCTGCCCGGCGAGGGGCGTGTCGTCGCGGGGGCGGGCGAACGGCGGGTTCCAGTAGCGCTCGTCGCGGGTGGCGCCGTCGGGCTCGATCGTGCGGACGGTGGCG containing:
- a CDS encoding S9 family peptidase; this translates as MAASTRSTAVDVAWTCGSPTLSPDGAAVAYVSDRDGVPRVWVQPLRGAGPRVIDTGPEPVADVLWSPDGEWLAVKIAPGGGEHTQVWAVRPDGSGLRLLAGPVDGPGSAAFVRWTGHGATLLLAELGPSGTAEAVLADPALGHRDTIAKAPLLWPVAVSRDHGRALLRHGPRGGRYMTVADLRDGGERPLLPPTTDLGALSPDGEIAYVRSDAGRDRAALVAVPGGEAPRVVAERPDADLDRFSVSLDGRVAVLAWNVAGRSELDVVSLPTGAVRALPRPPADVVTSVRVSYDGTLAVLAAQSPDTPSHVLLCDLATGGYQRLAGDEPLAGGATAELVRLTARDGLELTGWLHRAGTGPGPCLIYLHGGPESQERPAFNPLFHRLVAAGVSVFAPNVRGSSGFGKAFLHADDHALRFHAIDDVADCAAHMVRTGVADPARLACMGRSYGGYLTLAALVTYPELFKAGVDVCGMADFATFYAHTEPWIAAAAVGEYGDPVADRELLRALSPLHSFDRLRAPLLVVHGAQDTNVPVYEAEQVVAAATARGVPCRYLLFEDEGHETVRIANKVVFWDAVTGWLGRWLTA
- a CDS encoding N-acetylglutaminylglutamine amidotransferase, whose amino-acid sequence is MCGFSGEIRFDGRAADVAAVERMTASMAARGPDGTGLWSLGPVALGHRRLKIIDLSERGAQPMTDPEAGLTAVFNGCLYNYRELREVLLAEGHRFHSTSDTEVLLKAYRHWGPRCVARFAGMFAFAVAERDTGRLVLGRDRLGIKPLYVTRDAARLRFASTLPALLAGGGVATDIDRVALHHYMTFHSVVPPPRTILTGVEKLPPATVRTIEPDGATRDERYWNPPFARPRDDTPLAGQLDMLQATDGPFTAGDWRDAVREALRVAVRRRMVADVPVGVLLSGGLDSSLIVALLAEEGQRDLATFSVGFHAAGGESGDEFAYSDLVAGHFGTDHHKIMVDDARLLPALGRAVAAMSEPMVSHDCVAFHLLSEEVSRHVKVVQSGQGADEVFAGYDWYPPLAGVPREGAAEAYAEVFFDRPHEDLAEILEPEYLLGHDASAAFVRDHLAAPGADTALDAVLRLDTGVMLPDDPVKRVDNMTMAFGLEARTPFLDHELVELAAMCPPELKLASGGKGVLKAAARGLVPDAVIDRPKGYFPVPAIRHIHGPFLEMVRDTLTAPEARARGLFRPAMVEKLLAAPDDHRTTLGANALWQLGLLELWLQARGVRP